One genomic window of Elusimicrobiaceae bacterium includes the following:
- the yidD gene encoding membrane protein insertion efficiency factor YidD — MHKISLSFRKSVLYMLRFAIALIRPLLGPRGVCRFTPTCSQYAYEAIAKHGVCKGTWLAVRRVSKCHPLHAGGYDPVP; from the coding sequence ATGCATAAGATTTCATTGTCGTTTCGAAAGTCTGTTTTGTATATGCTGCGTTTTGCAATAGCGCTGATTCGTCCTTTATTGGGTCCGCGCGGGGTGTGTCGTTTTACCCCTACTTGCAGCCAATATGCTTATGAGGCAATTGCCAAACATGGCGTGTGTAAAGGCACGTGGCTTGCTGTACGGCGTGTAAGTAAATGCCATCCGTTGCATGCGGGTGGATATGACCCAGTTCCTTAA
- a CDS encoding HAD family phosphatase — translation MITTAIFDMDGTLFSTEPLYFQCYQAAAREMGLDFPFELFVRCVGISLEEASKIIRNYYGKEVDVPYLYEACGRKFEQYMDSHLIAPRAGVVEMLEALHKRGLKIGMATSNGRAWAERLLRQANLFQYFKSIVTAQDVSKPKPDPEVYLRAAAQLNSGVRECLAFDDSVAGATAAISAGMRTVVIPDLKQPDSFVRQHAFRIYDAMPQAYEELEELLS, via the coding sequence ATGATTACAACGGCTATTTTTGATATGGACGGTACTTTGTTTAGCACAGAGCCCTTGTATTTCCAGTGCTATCAGGCGGCCGCACGGGAAATGGGGTTGGATTTTCCGTTTGAGTTGTTTGTGCGTTGTGTGGGAATAAGTCTAGAAGAAGCTTCTAAAATCATTAGAAATTACTACGGCAAAGAAGTAGATGTGCCGTATTTGTACGAAGCATGTGGCCGTAAGTTTGAACAATATATGGACAGTCATTTGATTGCTCCGAGGGCGGGGGTGGTAGAAATGTTGGAAGCCTTGCATAAACGCGGACTGAAAATAGGCATGGCTACTTCCAATGGCAGAGCGTGGGCGGAGCGCCTGCTTAGACAAGCAAATTTATTCCAGTATTTTAAATCCATTGTAACGGCGCAGGATGTTTCTAAACCTAAGCCGGACCCGGAAGTATATTTGCGTGCCGCTGCTCAGCTAAACAGTGGGGTGAGGGAATGTTTGGCTTTTGATGATTCGGTAGCCGGAGCTACGGCAGCTATTTCGGCTGGTATGCGAACCGTAGTGATTCCGGATTTGAAACAACCGGATTCATTTGTGCGCCAACATGCTTTTCGTATTTATGACGCTATGCCTCAAGCGTACGAGGAATTAGAAGAATTATTGTCTTAA
- the yidC gene encoding membrane protein insertase YidC, which yields MDRKFLMAALCFMLLLTGYNQFVLLPRAQKQKQAAEQQLAETKKEMAASLPVSKVQETARPEEFISFQAPTAQITFSSKGAGIKHFLYQDTLGEVDLTPYAGEGYFATLPQLDFQEVERTQQSITFVASVVPGVELRKTYQFLENSLSQLTLVLENQTSKEVTLPDFAVNFGPGLATVKSELNDNERESKAVYLIQESGKRNPTLVKFTQKDKSPVSGKDWIWAGLENRYFLSVLIPQNWTAGSLETHKEPVTTRKRMWGLFGESVVEGPQLSIQVPSITLAAHTTQDLKSDFYFGPKDYQLFETLPYHLSRSIEFGFFGALGRLARNVLELFYSWTGNYGVAIIMLTVLLQLILFKFTQMSLKSSAQMKKVQPEMKRLQEKYKGNPEMLNREMLALYQKHKINPLAGCLPLLIQLPIFLALFNALRTSWSLHGAKFIWWITDLSSKDPYYILPVLMGGVMFFQQRSTMPGGMDPAQAAMFKYMPLIFTLLFMNFPSGLVLYWLTNSLITFGIQTWVNKKIANAN from the coding sequence ATGGACAGAAAGTTCCTAATGGCAGCCTTATGTTTTATGCTGCTGTTGACGGGGTATAATCAGTTTGTTTTGTTGCCCCGCGCTCAAAAACAGAAACAAGCCGCCGAGCAGCAATTGGCGGAAACCAAGAAAGAAATGGCCGCTTCGTTACCGGTGTCTAAGGTACAAGAAACGGCCCGCCCGGAAGAATTCATTTCCTTCCAGGCTCCCACCGCTCAAATTACCTTCTCTTCCAAAGGAGCGGGTATTAAGCACTTCTTATATCAAGATACTTTAGGAGAGGTAGATTTAACTCCCTATGCCGGGGAAGGATATTTTGCCACTCTGCCACAGTTGGATTTCCAGGAAGTAGAAAGAACCCAGCAATCTATTACATTTGTTGCTTCTGTGGTACCCGGGGTGGAACTGAGAAAGACTTATCAGTTTCTGGAAAATTCCCTTAGCCAACTAACATTGGTATTAGAAAATCAAACCAGTAAAGAAGTGACTTTGCCGGACTTTGCGGTAAATTTTGGTCCGGGCTTAGCTACGGTAAAAAGTGAATTAAACGATAATGAACGGGAATCAAAGGCGGTTTATTTGATTCAAGAATCGGGCAAGCGTAATCCTACTTTAGTGAAATTTACACAAAAAGATAAATCTCCGGTTTCTGGCAAAGACTGGATATGGGCCGGTTTAGAAAACCGTTATTTTTTAAGTGTTCTTATTCCTCAAAATTGGACGGCCGGCTCTTTGGAAACGCATAAAGAACCGGTTACCACACGAAAAAGAATGTGGGGACTCTTTGGAGAATCGGTGGTGGAAGGCCCTCAATTGTCTATTCAAGTGCCCTCTATCACATTGGCCGCCCATACTACGCAGGATTTGAAATCCGATTTCTATTTTGGGCCGAAGGATTATCAGTTATTCGAAACGTTGCCGTATCACTTGAGCCGCAGTATTGAGTTTGGCTTTTTTGGGGCCCTGGGGCGTCTGGCACGCAATGTGTTGGAACTATTCTATAGTTGGACGGGCAATTATGGGGTAGCCATTATCATGCTGACGGTGTTGTTGCAGTTGATTCTGTTCAAATTTACCCAAATGTCGCTCAAATCCAGTGCACAAATGAAAAAAGTGCAACCGGAAATGAAACGTTTGCAGGAAAAGTATAAAGGTAATCCGGAGATGTTGAACCGTGAAATGTTGGCTCTGTATCAAAAACATAAAATTAATCCGTTGGCCGGTTGTTTGCCGCTTTTGATTCAGTTGCCTATTTTCTTAGCATTATTTAATGCGTTGCGGACCTCCTGGTCCTTGCATGGTGCCAAATTTATTTGGTGGATTACCGATTTGTCATCCAAGGATCCGTATTATATCTTGCCGGTTTTGATGGGTGGAGTCATGTTCTTTCAACAACGTTCCACCATGCCTGGAGGAATGGATCCGGCACAGGCGGCCATGTTTAAGTATATGCCGCTTATTTTTACACTGCTGTTTATGAATTTCCCGTCCGGGCTGGTTTTGTATTGGTTAACCAACAGCCTGATTACCTTTGGTATTCAAACCTGGGTAAATAAAAAAATTGCTAACGCAAATTAA
- the rpmH gene encoding 50S ribosomal protein L34: MLPTYRPNKAKRAKHIGFRARMATAGGRKVLSSRRAKGRHELIRA, from the coding sequence ATGTTACCGACATATAGACCAAACAAAGCAAAAAGAGCTAAACACATTGGATTCCGTGCCCGCATGGCTACTGCCGGCGGCCGCAAAGTGCTCAGTTCCAGAAGAGCAAAAGGCCGTCACGAATTAATCCGGGCCTAA
- a CDS encoding Jag N-terminal domain-containing protein, with protein MPHKIRVEAKEVSLAIEKGLKDLGLRRDQVEIKVLENPRKGFLGIGSKPAVVELQKKRWASGNLDAQIYMDVPKKKRSSGKKGNNRRGRRHEGVAEFKHGGRRSYSARHTTEKAPRENEAQLLPSLEIQQAVIPDFLKEPLQQAKNYLEDVLTHMGVKVENLNAWWDEKQNRILLTFDCDHPAIVIGKDGKTLEALQYLATLSISRHFDKPISVIADTQNYWRKAEDKINAELQTGIEKIKNGYSVYRFRPMSAQLRRYIHRAAENNEFAITVSEGEGQWRKVTLRPRPADKPVQKTATPATAEAVAPAQPAPATTQADLPSQTVADNAPAAVEEIHVTTSSVTETVTEGEKQMVQTQVEEVTAVTVSQEPVTAVVTTEEK; from the coding sequence ATGCCTCACAAAATTAGAGTAGAAGCCAAAGAAGTATCCTTAGCTATTGAAAAAGGACTAAAAGATTTGGGTTTACGCCGTGATCAAGTGGAAATCAAGGTGCTGGAAAATCCGCGTAAGGGTTTTTTGGGTATCGGCTCGAAACCGGCTGTTGTGGAATTGCAAAAAAAACGATGGGCATCCGGTAATTTGGACGCGCAAATTTATATGGACGTGCCAAAGAAAAAACGTTCGTCTGGTAAAAAAGGAAATAACCGCAGGGGCCGTCGCCATGAAGGAGTGGCGGAATTTAAGCATGGGGGTCGACGTTCTTATAGCGCCCGGCATACTACCGAAAAAGCTCCGCGTGAAAATGAAGCTCAATTGTTGCCCTCTTTAGAGATCCAACAAGCGGTCATTCCGGACTTCTTAAAAGAGCCCTTGCAACAAGCCAAAAACTATTTAGAAGATGTACTGACACACATGGGAGTAAAAGTAGAAAACTTAAACGCCTGGTGGGATGAAAAACAAAATCGTATCTTACTGACTTTTGATTGTGATCATCCGGCAATCGTAATTGGCAAAGACGGGAAAACTTTGGAGGCCTTGCAGTATTTAGCTACGTTAAGTATTAGCCGCCATTTTGATAAACCTATTTCCGTGATTGCCGATACGCAGAATTATTGGCGCAAAGCAGAAGATAAAATCAATGCCGAACTGCAAACGGGAATTGAAAAAATTAAAAATGGATACAGCGTGTACCGCTTCCGCCCTATGAGCGCGCAACTGCGTCGTTATATTCACCGGGCAGCGGAAAATAATGAATTTGCTATCACTGTGTCTGAAGGGGAAGGACAATGGCGTAAAGTAACGTTGCGTCCTCGCCCGGCCGATAAACCGGTTCAAAAAACGGCTACACCCGCTACCGCGGAAGCAGTTGCCCCGGCTCAACCCGCACCGGCTACGACCCAGGCAGATCTGCCCTCCCAAACGGTTGCAGATAATGCACCCGCTGCCGTGGAAGAAATTCATGTAACAACGAGTTCTGTTACTGAAACGGTGACGGAAGGAGAAAAGCAGATGGTACAAACACAAGTGGAAGAAGTAACGGCTGTCACCGTATCGCAAGAACCTGTAACAGCAGTCGTTACCACAGAAGAAAAGTAA
- a CDS encoding excinuclease ABC subunit UvrC yields MDPRIELLPKKPGVYIMRSREGAVIYVGKAKNLSDRVKQYFQDSNLYSRGWKLPSLLPLIWKIDYVTAASERDALVLEEKLIKKYQPFFNSLGKDGKQYPYLKLSLSEDFPRLSIARKKLPGKDLYFGPYPKSSIVRSLMRFLWKSKYAPLRPCKWSFSRQKPLDPKRFKSCIYYHTGLCPAPCAGKISYEDYQAIVRRMTLFLEGDFTEITQQITTQMKACSDKLQYEQAAVFRNFLRALDHMRERVIVAEYKDEKITDAIANSDKLKRLAHIVGLTRLPAHIEAFDNSHLFGREAVGCMVCYINGEKNHEHYRRFKIKSKLPARGGSDFTMMQESVFRRLRQIKKDPSQKPDLFLLDGGKAQITAALNACDKAGLYIPMISLAETHEGIYVPGQEESIKLPLGDPALNLLMEIRDEVHRFAITYHRKLRNKAALSNEGHKN; encoded by the coding sequence ATGGATCCGCGTATTGAATTATTGCCTAAGAAACCCGGTGTGTATATCATGCGTTCCCGCGAGGGAGCGGTGATTTACGTCGGAAAAGCGAAAAATTTGTCGGACCGTGTCAAACAATACTTTCAAGACAGCAACCTCTATTCGCGCGGGTGGAAATTGCCCAGCCTTCTGCCGCTAATATGGAAAATAGACTATGTCACCGCCGCTTCGGAAAGAGATGCGCTGGTGCTGGAAGAAAAATTAATTAAAAAATACCAGCCCTTTTTTAACTCCTTGGGTAAAGACGGCAAACAGTATCCTTACTTAAAATTGTCTCTTTCAGAAGACTTTCCGCGGCTTTCGATTGCACGCAAGAAACTACCGGGAAAGGATTTATATTTTGGGCCTTATCCCAAGTCTAGTATCGTGCGCAGTTTAATGCGCTTTTTATGGAAAAGCAAATACGCGCCGCTACGTCCGTGCAAGTGGAGTTTCTCCCGCCAAAAACCCTTAGATCCGAAACGTTTTAAATCGTGCATTTATTATCATACCGGTTTATGCCCGGCTCCGTGTGCCGGAAAAATTTCCTACGAGGACTATCAAGCTATTGTTCGACGTATGACTTTGTTTTTAGAAGGGGATTTTACGGAAATTACCCAACAAATCACCACCCAAATGAAGGCTTGCTCTGATAAATTGCAATACGAACAAGCCGCCGTATTTCGCAATTTTTTACGCGCGCTGGATCACATGCGCGAGCGCGTGATTGTGGCCGAATATAAGGACGAAAAAATTACCGACGCCATTGCCAATTCCGATAAACTCAAACGCTTGGCCCACATTGTGGGCTTGACGCGCTTACCGGCACATATCGAAGCTTTTGATAATTCCCATTTATTTGGGCGTGAGGCGGTGGGTTGTATGGTGTGCTATATCAACGGAGAGAAAAATCACGAACATTACAGACGATTCAAAATTAAATCTAAATTGCCCGCGCGCGGCGGCAGTGATTTTACCATGATGCAAGAGAGCGTATTCCGCCGGCTACGCCAAATCAAGAAAGACCCCAGTCAAAAGCCGGATTTATTTTTGTTAGACGGCGGCAAAGCGCAAATTACCGCCGCGCTAAACGCTTGTGATAAGGCCGGGCTATATATCCCCATGATTTCGCTAGCGGAAACGCACGAAGGAATTTATGTACCCGGCCAAGAAGAGAGTATTAAACTGCCGCTGGGAGATCCGGCGCTTAATTTACTCATGGAAATACGCGACGAAGTGCACCGCTTTGCCATCACCTATCACCGCAAACTGCGCAACAAAGCCGCGCTGTCTAATGAAGGGCATAAGAACTAA
- the rpsT gene encoding 30S ribosomal protein S20, whose amino-acid sequence MAKLKTGRHTGALKAQRQAEKRTSQNKGLMKKVRVATKKVLAAVKAEAATVAEDLKKAASSIDKAAKKKTIHWKTAARKKSRLAKAVNKGTKAPAKKTVAKKPAVKKTAKAK is encoded by the coding sequence ATGGCAAAATTGAAAACTGGTAGACATACCGGCGCTTTGAAAGCGCAAAGACAAGCTGAGAAGAGAACTTCTCAAAATAAAGGCCTGATGAAAAAAGTACGCGTGGCTACTAAAAAAGTGCTCGCCGCTGTAAAGGCCGAAGCCGCCACCGTGGCTGAAGATTTGAAAAAAGCAGCTTCTAGCATTGATAAAGCTGCCAAAAAGAAAACTATCCACTGGAAAACGGCTGCTCGCAAAAAATCCCGCTTGGCTAAAGCTGTAAATAAAGGGACAAAAGCCCCGGCCAAAAAAACGGTTGCGAAAAAACCGGCCGTCAAAAAAACGGCCAAAGCCAAATAA
- the rnpA gene encoding ribonuclease P protein component, whose translation MTAQGLPRDRRLHLKNDFQQIIHGGVRVQGKGLVLWYKPAPFTGADRRMGLVVSKKIGNAVVRNRIKRLLREAFRLNRENLARGVDYIFSPRCGEQLVSLPQVQQALQEVCYRGGLWQPK comes from the coding sequence ATGACTGCTCAGGGCTTGCCCAGAGACCGCCGCTTGCATTTGAAAAATGATTTTCAACAAATTATTCACGGCGGCGTTCGTGTGCAAGGCAAAGGCCTTGTTTTATGGTACAAGCCCGCTCCCTTTACCGGTGCAGACCGGCGGATGGGTTTAGTAGTATCCAAAAAGATAGGTAATGCGGTCGTACGTAACCGCATCAAACGGCTTCTTCGGGAAGCATTCAGATTAAACCGGGAAAATTTAGCAAGAGGAGTGGACTATATCTTTAGTCCCCGTTGTGGCGAACAATTAGTTTCCCTGCCGCAGGTACAACAAGCATTACAAGAAGTGTGTTACCGCGGTGGATTGTGGCAACCTAAATAG
- the recO gene encoding DNA repair protein RecO, whose translation MIFSDTGIVLFRQDFREADRVVALYTLQHGRLHVRIPGVNRAKGKLKAFSEPFACADYRIYQRSMNALGTITGGQIQHIFPSIRQNIKRQILALHCCELMMRLTPLRQPSEEKYHLLLQALLSLETADPLPAFAPAFTLRLMTAAGFGLDHPVLKITSTFWQRIHEEPFNQLEFTEPEDLLSLAKCQEVCRRFLNQYLTYPLQTVKPFGLAEETFAFHSTNLETTEENAATQTELVPAPAH comes from the coding sequence ATGATATTTTCCGATACCGGTATTGTACTTTTCCGCCAAGATTTTCGGGAAGCGGACCGTGTCGTGGCGCTTTATACGCTGCAGCACGGTCGTTTGCATGTGCGCATACCGGGAGTCAATCGTGCCAAAGGAAAATTAAAAGCTTTTAGCGAACCCTTTGCTTGTGCCGATTACCGCATTTATCAGCGCAGTATGAATGCGTTGGGTACTATTACCGGTGGGCAAATCCAGCATATTTTCCCTTCCATACGGCAAAACATTAAACGTCAAATCTTGGCTCTGCATTGTTGTGAACTAATGATGCGCTTAACGCCTTTACGACAGCCCAGTGAGGAAAAATACCACTTACTATTGCAAGCCTTGTTATCTTTAGAAACGGCCGATCCGCTCCCTGCTTTTGCACCGGCTTTTACACTGCGCTTGATGACAGCGGCCGGCTTTGGACTGGATCATCCTGTTTTGAAAATTACTTCCACTTTCTGGCAACGCATACATGAAGAGCCTTTTAATCAGTTGGAATTTACAGAACCGGAAGATTTGCTGTCTCTTGCCAAATGCCAAGAAGTGTGCCGCCGCTTTTTAAATCAGTATTTAACTTATCCGTTGCAAACCGTCAAACCGTTCGGCCTAGCCGAAGAAACTTTTGCTTTTCACTCAACAAATCTCGAGACCACAGAAGAGAACGCGGCTACGCAGACAGAGCTGGTACCTGCACCGGCACATTAA
- a CDS encoding glycine--tRNA ligase subunit beta, which yields MNAFLEIGCEHLPSRFVKPAMQQMETLAKNLLDEHRITYQSVSAFGTYRRLCLIIEGIAEKSADIQKEVKGPPAKLLKDANGNFTPQSAGFAQKNGLKPEKLVIKETDKGPFIFADVKIKGEQTAKLLPEIFTHIITGMEFAKNMVWEESGLKWGRPIRSLIGLYGTKVVPFTVAGVKSNRYTYPLTAFGRKPIRVEKADKDYYVELLRNQPQPIFALPEDRREALVRGVMAEAKARGYHADLDPELVEEIVYFTEHPVAVAGDFDLQFLTLPKLLITTVFKTQLKMFPVVDGHNDIQPYFIAVRDGISVNQPEVRDGFKKVMSARLSDAVFFYENDKKESLDYFKNKLADRTFLEGCGTLLDKSERTRELAMWLCDRLHEDSIKDSVTYAAGYVYADLASSVVYEFPELQGYMGGRYAELEGHAEEGHAMAQAYWPLSASSELPETLTGAFVSLAGKIDTLAGNFIIGQIPTGSEDPYALRRQAFGAVRILLEKGLDLSLEQLLQKAFSLYKGKETKQAEAALKDFLFQRLALLMQQRGHEAGLLEAVNPWYKMPLPNIELLLGVLQKERNSEAFLAAANSAKRVCNILKKAEPSDGQVKEDLLKMDAEKELFSVITMTENRIAALSAGCQSEQDCLWTLSAFGKFARPLEKFFADVMVNVEDKAVRNNRLALLWRVRQLLTQGLVDISKI from the coding sequence ATGAACGCTTTTTTAGAAATCGGATGTGAACATTTGCCGTCCCGCTTTGTTAAACCGGCCATGCAACAAATGGAAACGTTGGCCAAAAATTTACTCGACGAACATCGCATTACTTATCAATCGGTCAGCGCATTTGGTACCTACCGCCGTCTGTGCTTGATCATTGAAGGAATTGCCGAAAAGTCTGCCGATATTCAAAAAGAAGTCAAAGGACCTCCGGCCAAACTATTAAAAGATGCCAACGGTAACTTTACACCGCAAAGTGCCGGGTTTGCCCAAAAAAATGGCCTTAAACCGGAAAAACTGGTGATTAAAGAAACCGACAAAGGCCCCTTCATTTTTGCGGATGTTAAAATCAAAGGAGAACAAACCGCCAAGCTCTTACCGGAAATTTTTACCCATATTATTACCGGTATGGAATTTGCAAAAAATATGGTGTGGGAAGAAAGCGGACTGAAATGGGGCCGTCCGATACGCAGTTTAATCGGTTTATACGGCACAAAGGTAGTTCCGTTCACTGTAGCAGGCGTGAAGTCTAACCGCTACACCTATCCGCTGACTGCCTTTGGGCGCAAACCTATCCGTGTGGAAAAAGCAGATAAAGATTATTATGTAGAACTGCTTAGAAATCAACCGCAGCCCATTTTTGCTTTACCCGAAGATCGCCGCGAAGCACTGGTACGCGGAGTAATGGCAGAAGCTAAAGCCCGCGGCTATCATGCGGACTTAGACCCGGAATTGGTGGAAGAAATTGTCTATTTTACCGAGCATCCGGTAGCAGTAGCCGGTGATTTTGATTTGCAATTTTTAACGTTGCCCAAACTTTTGATCACTACCGTGTTCAAAACGCAGCTCAAGATGTTTCCGGTAGTTGACGGGCACAATGATATTCAGCCGTATTTTATTGCGGTACGCGATGGCATTTCCGTCAATCAGCCTGAAGTACGCGATGGATTTAAAAAGGTAATGTCTGCTCGTTTGTCCGATGCGGTTTTCTTTTATGAGAATGATAAAAAAGAGAGCTTGGACTATTTCAAAAACAAATTGGCAGACCGCACTTTCTTAGAAGGATGCGGCACTTTGCTGGACAAATCCGAACGCACGCGAGAACTGGCCATGTGGCTATGCGACCGCTTGCATGAAGATTCCATTAAAGATTCCGTAACTTATGCGGCCGGCTACGTCTATGCAGATTTAGCCAGCAGCGTGGTTTATGAATTTCCGGAATTGCAGGGGTATATGGGCGGGCGCTATGCTGAACTGGAAGGCCACGCCGAAGAAGGCCACGCCATGGCACAAGCCTATTGGCCGCTATCCGCCTCGTCGGAACTGCCCGAAACTTTGACCGGAGCCTTTGTATCTTTAGCCGGCAAAATAGATACGCTGGCCGGCAATTTTATCATCGGTCAAATCCCCACCGGTAGTGAGGACCCCTATGCTTTGCGCCGTCAAGCGTTTGGCGCAGTACGCATTTTATTGGAAAAGGGATTGGATCTTTCCTTAGAACAATTGCTCCAAAAAGCATTTTCTCTTTATAAAGGTAAAGAAACCAAACAAGCAGAAGCTGCTTTGAAAGACTTTTTATTTCAACGTCTGGCATTGCTCATGCAACAACGCGGTCACGAAGCCGGTTTGTTGGAAGCGGTCAATCCGTGGTACAAAATGCCGTTACCGAACATTGAGTTACTGCTTGGCGTACTGCAAAAAGAACGCAATAGCGAGGCTTTTTTGGCCGCGGCCAATTCTGCCAAACGTGTATGCAATATCTTGAAAAAGGCCGAACCTTCCGACGGACAAGTCAAAGAAGATTTGCTCAAAATGGATGCGGAAAAAGAATTATTCTCCGTGATTACCATGACCGAAAACAGGATTGCCGCTCTGTCAGCCGGTTGCCAAAGCGAGCAGGATTGCTTATGGACACTGAGCGCGTTTGGCAAATTTGCCAGACCGCTGGAAAAATTCTTTGCTGACGTCATGGTCAATGTGGAAGATAAAGCCGTGCGCAACAACCGCCTCGCGCTATTATGGCGCGTACGCCAACTACTCACGCAAGGCTTAGTAGATATCAGTAAGATATAG
- a CDS encoding toxin-antitoxin system YwqK family antitoxin, which produces MHDKLICIVTPEGRFYYWAQPVAKEFLDKDQNIINSVGEVPDGEIDEFKVSTKTTKHYKDGKLDGSLEIIDLNSGEVTFSEQYKNGVLIDLSDHTLHGTPISVISASANAYKGTTLKTTKGTLSFYLNGKEIAEQTLSPQGSVLEQLGEIPNGPVKEFDENGTLRLETTYLNNQIEGSLLRYNEKGDLISNETYVKGQLHGPAMYYSYHMHGKNTISANYTHGQLNGKWVASSPNGQAYISASYQQGQLQGERTLFFQDGTIHIQESFLNGRLQGQRLIYFPQGQLWYQENYNNGRLEGNRFCFFPNGQKYLEEFYAEGLLEGPRKVYAENGNLLLSEEYHWGSLLQNTERKRKS; this is translated from the coding sequence ATGCACGATAAACTCATTTGTATTGTTACACCGGAAGGACGCTTTTATTACTGGGCCCAACCGGTAGCAAAAGAATTTTTGGATAAAGATCAAAATATCATCAACTCTGTTGGAGAAGTGCCCGACGGAGAAATAGATGAATTCAAGGTCTCTACCAAGACTACAAAACACTATAAGGACGGAAAGTTGGACGGAAGTTTGGAGATTATTGATCTAAACAGCGGAGAAGTCACCTTCTCCGAACAATACAAAAATGGGGTGCTTATTGACCTGTCCGATCATACACTGCACGGTACTCCCATTTCAGTTATTTCAGCCTCGGCCAATGCTTATAAGGGAACTACTTTGAAAACCACTAAAGGAACCCTATCCTTCTACCTGAACGGCAAAGAAATCGCCGAGCAGACTCTATCCCCCCAAGGATCCGTACTGGAACAATTAGGAGAAATTCCTAACGGCCCTGTCAAAGAATTTGATGAAAACGGTACGCTGCGTTTAGAAACAACGTACCTAAATAATCAAATTGAAGGGTCGCTGTTACGTTACAATGAGAAAGGAGATTTAATCTCTAATGAAACGTATGTGAAAGGGCAATTGCACGGTCCAGCCATGTATTACAGTTACCACATGCATGGCAAAAACACGATCTCTGCCAACTATACACATGGCCAGCTCAACGGAAAATGGGTTGCCTCTTCCCCTAATGGGCAGGCGTATATATCAGCTTCTTATCAACAAGGCCAACTACAGGGAGAACGCACGCTGTTTTTCCAAGATGGGACCATTCACATACAAGAATCTTTTCTCAACGGAAGACTCCAGGGCCAACGCTTGATTTATTTTCCACAGGGACAATTATGGTACCAAGAGAATTACAACAATGGTCGTTTAGAAGGGAACCGTTTTTGCTTTTTCCCAAACGGGCAAAAATATCTGGAAGAATTTTATGCAGAAGGCCTGTTAGAGGGACCGCGTAAAGTATATGCAGAAAACGGGAATTTGCTCCTCAGTGAAGAATATCACTGGGGTAGCTTGTTACAAAATACAGAGCGCAAACGCAAATCGTAA
- a CDS encoding glycine--tRNA ligase subunit alpha: MNFQDIISSLNDYWKKQGCILVQPYDMEKGAGTFNPATVLGALTKTPVNRAYVEPCRRPADGRYGENPNRLGKYYQYQVIMKPAPANIQEIYLNSLKAIGLDPKQHDVRFIEDDWQSPTLGASGVGWEIWLDGMEITQFTYFQNMAGYSLNPITVEITYGLERIAMYCQKVDNVFDLRWNDDVTYRDVHWEQERQFSHYYFEESSVERLRRDIEENEAECHALCKKGLYLPAYECAMRVSHFFNMLEARGAISVSDRTNIITKIRNLAKACAKVYVESVESKEEKKEETAQ, from the coding sequence ATGAATTTTCAAGATATTATTTCTTCTTTAAATGACTATTGGAAGAAACAAGGTTGTATTTTAGTGCAACCTTATGATATGGAAAAAGGAGCGGGTACTTTTAACCCCGCTACTGTACTGGGCGCTCTGACCAAGACACCGGTGAACCGCGCTTACGTGGAACCTTGCCGCCGGCCTGCCGATGGCCGCTACGGCGAAAACCCCAATCGCTTGGGCAAATACTATCAATATCAGGTCATCATGAAACCTGCCCCGGCCAACATTCAGGAAATTTATCTCAATTCTTTAAAAGCTATTGGTTTGGACCCCAAACAGCACGACGTGCGCTTTATTGAAGATGACTGGCAATCCCCCACCTTGGGTGCATCCGGCGTCGGCTGGGAAATTTGGTTAGACGGCATGGAAATCACGCAATTTACATACTTTCAAAACATGGCCGGTTATAGTCTAAATCCCATTACCGTAGAAATTACCTACGGATTGGAACGTATTGCCATGTATTGCCAGAAAGTAGATAATGTATTTGATTTGCGATGGAATGACGATGTTACCTATCGCGATGTACATTGGGAACAAGAACGGCAGTTTTCCCATTATTATTTTGAAGAGTCCAGCGTAGAACGTCTGCGCCGTGATATTGAGGAAAATGAAGCCGAGTGTCATGCCTTGTGCAAAAAAGGGCTTTACTTGCCCGCCTATGAATGCGCCATGCGTGTATCTCACTTCTTTAATATGTTGGAAGCACGCGGCGCCATTTCTGTATCGGACCGCACCAATATCATTACCAAAATCCGCAATTTAGCCAAAGCCTGCGCTAAAGTATATGTGGAAAGTGTAGAGTCCAAAGAAGAAAAGAAAGAGGAGACCGCCCAATGA